Sequence from the Deltaproteobacteria bacterium genome:
CGCGCGGAGGCCGGCAACTGGCGGGAAGAGGGGGACCGGATCTCCTTCGACGTAGAATTCCCCTTGTCACTCAAGGAGTTCGGCCTGAAACCTCCCTCCGTGCTCGGCTTCATCCGCGTGGGCGACCGGATCGTCGTGAAGGGGACAGTCGCCCTGACCGTTCGGGGAGCGCACAGGTGACCGCCTGGATCCAACGGATCGACACCCTGCTTCCGGACTTCTCCTTCGCCCAGGAGGAGGCGATGGCGAAGATGCAGGAGTGGGCCGGAAGCGACCGGGAGCGGCGGCTCGTCCGCGCCGTGTACCGCAACTCGGGCATCGAGCGGCGGCACTCCGTGTTGCGGAACTTCGACGGGGAAGGGGAGGACGCCTTCTTCCGGCGGGGTGCCGACGGGGTGCTGCGCGGACCGGGAACCGCGGCGCGGAACGACATCTTCGCCGCAGAATCCCGGGAGATCTCCGTGCGGCTGGCGCGGAAGGTCGTCGCGAACTGCCCGGGGATCGGCCCCGGCGACGTGACCCACGTCGTCACCGTTTCGTGCACCGGCTTCTACAACCCCGGGCCCGACTACCACATCGTCCGGGAACTGGGGATGTCCGACGCGACGCAGCGGTACCACCTCGGGTTCATGGGGTGCTACGCGGCCTTCCCCGCGCTGCGGATGGCGGCCCAGTTCTGCGCCGCGGACCCATCCGCCGTCGTCCTCGTGATGTGCGTCGAGCTGTGCACGCTCCACCTCCAGCTCACCGGTTCGGA
This genomic interval carries:
- a CDS encoding type III polyketide synthase is translated as MTAWIQRIDTLLPDFSFAQEEAMAKMQEWAGSDRERRLVRAVYRNSGIERRHSVLRNFDGEGEDAFFRRGADGVLRGPGTAARNDIFAAESREISVRLARKVVANCPGIGPGDVTHVVTVSCTGFYNPGPDYHIVRELGMSDATQRYHLGFMGCYAAFPALRMAAQFCAADPSAVVLVMCVELCTLHLQLTGSEDNLLANSLFADGAGAAIVSARPPSPGAPSLRIGEFRSALVPAGEQDMTWKIGDRGFDIALSSYVPKIIGGNIRGLVEPALGGAGLALPDIDLWAVHPGGKSIVDQVQRSLGLSPGQVEPSREVLRRCGNMSSATVLFVLEEILRRRAGGPEGRICAIAFGPGLTVEMATLSTLPAATAAGVPVAGAIV